The region TGGGATGGTTATGGCAGTAATTACTAAGTTTGTTAGGATGTTTGTTGCACTTGCACCTCAAGGTTAACACACACTTGGAGATCCTACAGACACAGCCGAGTGCCAGTCACTCTCCCCCCACTTAAGTGTACGAGCGATGACTCAAGCCTGTCACTTCTCGGTTCACCACATAGGGACTCTCTGTGACCCCCACTAATGAACATAGCAGTGTCACGACACACCATATACCATTTACCACCCAGTGGGTTCTTACTTGTGTTGCACTTATTCTTCTATTGAGGTGCGACCCTTCAACCTTGATAAACCCTGTGCGGAAAAGTGAAAGTGACAAGATAGGagaaagtagaaaatgaaatcaATAGCAATGTCTGGATAGAAGTAGTCTTAGAAACAGCTTCCTGAAAATCAGCAGTCAAGGGTGGATATTGGCCTGGCCATCTCTTTAATTTAGGAATCGGTGTGATGAGTCTTggtctctgacatcacttcctatgtCGTTCCACTTCAGTCCTTCAAACGGACCCTTTATTTATCTTGAAAATCCGCATGGGGGCTTCAGGACATGTGACAtcacacacatttgattggctagtTGTCCTGGTGATGGAGACTCTGCTGAAAGGCTGTGATCCTGTATGTGCCACCTCATTGTTTGCCATTCCCACTACATTGGTTTTTTAAACTGagtacagtttacaatacaatacagtttatttttgtattgcccaaaatcacacaggaagtgccgcaatgggctttaacaggccctgcctcttgacagccccccagccttgactctctaagaagacaaagaaaaactcccaaaaaaaacctagtagggaaaaatggaagaaaccttgggaaaggcagttcaaagagagacccctttccaggtagattgggcgtgcagtgggtgtcaaaagaagggggtcaatacaatacaatacagtacagtacacagaacaatttctcaatatagtaagaaataaaaaatataaattttagaagtacagagcagaatttaacagtagatgatatatcccataataagatttggatttgtatagagtcctggagacctcatccttcaagctgcctcccccatttggccattccacagctgaaacagtgctgggccagccaatccgatgaaaggacccctctctcccacgattcctgcgatcctccatctgggatgatttttccttaggcaggcaaaacaacttggcaggtgggccgtggcaccaagtgccacatttgagtaccgatgAGTACTGAGTGAAACCGATGaaattaaagttataaattactGGTACCATACAAGAACGACGTATTAGGGAGGATACTTTCCATGTTTACTGCCCCGTAGCTAAATTGCTTTAAGGGTCCTGTAAATTGCGTAAGAGTTATTGTACTTAGTGTTACTTTGTttcctaaaaaatatatatatatatatatatatataaagcattgcattttttttggcttgaaaaattacatttttattaaatctcatcctcctgtaaaacgtgcaaaacactggaagtacaaagtcagaagtgcagaaagtataataatggtaCAAATAATACTAATGATGAATGATATATGAACAGCGCATTGCACATGTGCGATTGAAGTGAGTGTCACATTCAGATTCCCAGAATccctttcagtttcactgcccgAAGACAAATTCGCTTGGTCATCCCTGCTGACGCGGAGTTttatgagacgccattatgagaCTAGGAGAAGATGTGTCTACGCCATTGCCCAGGTGACACTCGGGCCTGGCGCTTATGTGAGACGTACCTGTACCTGTAGTGCTGCCCGAGTAACGCTGGGCTgtaacgctgttggcacttttacagccatAGTAAACCTTGGGTCTTAATGCGAGACATCTGTACCGTTGCCTGAGTGATACTTGCGACTAACCCTTTTAGCTCCATTTTCACAGCCTCCGTTACACTCgagtctaacgctaaggaggttaacttGCCTTCAGATGTATTGTGGTTtgtttgaacaaaattaaaacttaatttaagCAGTCTGCAGTTTTAAAAATGCACTGGTTTATACTCCAGAATGCCCCTACTAAGAGGGACTCCCTCAGATGACAAATGTAAAATGGCCGTCTTAGACAGAAAGTGGGGCTTCTGTGATGACGCTGTTCTGCAGATGTGTGAATCAAGGTGCACTGAGAGTGTGTAGTCAGGAGGGGGTTAAAAACGAACAACTGACAAGAAgagaaatgaaaccaaaacatTTCCGAAATGGTATTTGCTCTGTAATTTTCACCGTAGAGAGACAGTGGTGACGAGGATGATGACAAGAATAGTGATGAAGATGGATTATTAGAAGAACAAATTGAGCGCCTTCAGGAGAAAGTGGAGACGGCACAGAGTGAACAGAAGAACCTCTTTCTGGTCATCTTCCAGGTGAGTGAAGCTCTTCAGATGTGTGCGGGCTGGCTGTCTGGGTGGTGTCCATCCTCGGGGTCTCAGTGCTGCTCTCTGTGTCTTTCTTGCACGCAGCGCTTCATTATGATTCTTACGGAGCACCTGGTGCGTTGTGAAACTGCTGGAGTCGACTCCAACACGCCGTGGTACAAGAATTGTATCGAAAGACTGCAGCAGATCTTCCTGATGGTAAGTGAGGCTTTGTATGATTTTGGACAGCAGCTTGACCTCCTCCACTGCTTCCCGTGTAGCTTGCCTTTGGCCAAGAGGCTCCTTCTGAAGGTACCTTCTCACATTCCGCCTCTCTAAATGCCttcatgttcttctttttttttttccctccccgTTTTTGCACAGCATTATCAGATCATCCAGCAGTACATGCTGACCTTGGAGAACTTGCTTTTCACAGCCGAGCTGGACCACCATATCCTTGCCGTGTACCAGCAGTTCTGTGCGCTTCAGTCGTAAGCACCTGCCTGGAGAGGCAGCCCTGTTGCTgccttttgttcttttccttgtGAGGACAGATATTCGGCAATTCTTGCATCAAGATACCTTTTGCCATTAGCCTTTTGTAAGCCTTTCTGGACTAAGGGTCTGTGCCCACCACTGAAGTGATGATGACCCtttttaactgtttaaaaaaaaaaaaaaaaaaaaaaggacagcctATGTGGTCTGCCAGGTGAAGTTTTGCTAGACAtgacctgtttttctttttaatttaatgggAGGGTGGGTGACTGGGGTGGTCCTGTTGACtggctatttttattttattttagagtcCCTTTTCCCTCTTGTAGTTGAGCTTGACCCCCCTTTGATCCCAGGGTTGGACCTGAGATCCCTGCCCATTTCCCAGACTGCACCTGTCATCCTAACTGTAGCCTTAAGAGCTGGGAGTGAAGCATGGAGACCGACCTCAATGTCTGCGTACAGTACGCCAGAAtgtctgcattttgtttgttttctcccaACTTGGTGGTCTTCTTTGTTGCTGTTTCATGTCACTTCTGTATGACGTTAGCTCTGGGGGAGGAGATGGGGCTCCAGGAGAAACAACTCgtccaaaaataaaacacagatggAGCCACTGCTGtccttttactttaacatggctgtTGGTTGTCAGTCCCGGGTGCTGTCATTGTGAGCACAGGTGCCACTGGCAAGGGAGAAAGCAGCAGTAAGAGTGGGCTGCCATGAGACCTCGGTGCACAAATGGGAGTTCAGCCAAAGCCCACCTGAGCCTCTCAATTCACTCGCGCCAGCGTTCTGCCTAAACTTGACTCGCTTGCCTTGGGCTGcctctgcattttgtttgttGGTGGTGGGTGACtggtaacacacacacactggcactgAAGTGACACTTCTGCCCAGGCATGAACAAGTGTTGCCTTGTGTGAAATCTGGTTGGccaattcattcaaaaaattaacgTTGGAGGATAAGTCGTCAAAACGCCGTACTGCTAAAGAAATGTAGAGATAAAGCAAGATAGACTGGCAATGGCAGAACTTCTCTCTGCAGCTCAAGTCAAAGACCGCTGCCCCTATTTATCAAGCACGTCGGTGAAGAATGTGTTACTACCACCTGGACTAGGGAGGCCATGTTTGACAATGAATGACTTCACATGTTTATACTGGACCAAGGTGGGATACAGGATGGCACTGTGTAGTTTTATGATATTAATGCCAAAGCTGATGGGGATGAGAAAAACAAATGGAGGTGGGGCATGCAATTGCTGCCCTTGGCAAACCACATCACAAATAATCCTCCCGTGAGCCAACCCCAAATAGAGGTTGTGCCTAATGGTGggcttgttcatttatttaactgTACTTTTACAAGAATTGCTTTCCTGCTCTTAGGGCCTCCGGTAAGCGTCTCGTAAAGTAAACTGTTGCATTACAACCAGAAATGGTTACAAGTTGCCTTCCCTCTTCGTATTCTCTATCTAATGCCCTGAATGACTCcccctgccttcttgaacctcctcaagcttgtaaagtgtaacatgaaTGTTTCAGGGGTTTGTGGAAGGCAGAGCTCTATGATTCTGTGTGACCTGTACTGTCAATGACCCATCTGTCCCCAACTATGTTTGTACCCATCAGCACCTGTGTCTTCATGCTGTACTCTTTCTTGAGATTCATGGACATGCCCATCCACGCTTGGGGTCTTCGTGTGTGTTCTGCTTTGGATGAATGCAACTCACTTTAATGGTGCCTGGACAAAGTCGAGACCACCGGTAGTGACGAGCTGCATTTTACACCCAGTGTGAACTCTTAAGGCTTCTCCTTGTAGAGTTGTTGAAAATTTTATTCCGTCCCCGTCAAATGGTTACCTCATAACAGGTTCGTTGTGGTCTAACATTCCAGCTTTCCTGGGATACGTGTGCCAGCTGGCACTTCCTAAGGCCTTAGGGCACCTGCTTGGTGTTAGAGAACTGATCAAGTGCTTTTACTGCTGGTGCCACCCATCTCTGGACCAATGAGCCCTATCTGTGACTTGAAGTCCGCAGGGTCTGTCCTCACAGTGGTATGCCTATGACATGTCTGGCTGTTGCTTCTTTTAGTCTAGCACATCTACACTCGTTGGTTTTATTGCCTGCCTCTCAGAAACTGGGTAGGGATGGAGATGAATCAACACTCCAAGAAGGAGCACCCGCTCAAGCCGAAACATTAAAAGTGGCACAGGAGCAAGGGAAGAAAAACCTACAGCCAGTATGGCCGTGCAGACCCCCAGTACGGGTGGGTGGGTGCCCATCCCTCCAGCCAAACTGCACTGGGGCCGATGGTTTGTTCAAATGCACATTTATTGGTCCACTGTTACATCTTCTCATAAGTGACTTCATGGCCACAGATGCTACACGTTTTTTTGAACATGTCCTCTTCCAACTCCACCTCAGGTCCATAGACGTGCTGGTGAACGGCGGCCTCCTTTCTCCATACGCTGCTTCTTACGGCTCGGCGTAGTTCTGCCAGGACATACAGGAGACAGAGTTACGTGAGCTCATGGGACCCCCCCGTAACCACCCCACCAGCTGCCAGCTTACCTTTCACCTTCTTATCAAACCGCTTCTGCTTCAGCTTCTCTCGGGACACTTGCCGGGTGTCTTTGGCCTCTTCTAAGGCCTCTGTACTCCCCCACACCTCAAGAGATCGCTTCACTACCTACAGGGGTGAATGACACAAACTCGTATAGCGCCATGCCTCCTCCAAAGGAGCCTAATATTCTGTAGCAGGTGCCACCGTACCTGCAGTTTCAGGTAGAGCTTCATGTCGCCCCAGTGGGGGTTGtgggggttcttcttcaccacaAACTTGAGCACTGGCTCCCTCTTGTCCAAATCACAGTCTTTGAGGAGATACGTCTGCTTTGCTTCTGTCCGTGTGATCAGTGCATGCTTGCCATCTGTGTCTCTATTCAGAAAGAGGAATTAATTACACAAGAAAGATGCCACTGGCCACTTCACAGTAGTACCCGGCGCAGGGGATGGTGTGGGACTCGATACCATCAGGCTGCCCTCACTGGGCACAAGTCTCACTAAAATCTGCTCAATGACGCGTTCCTAAAACTCAAGCTTCCCTTAATGGCGTCAAGCAGGGAAAACGCAGGCGCCCCGCACTCCCCTTCATACCTGCAGTTGTCACAGACGTGCACGTCAAAGCTGTTACTCAGGTAGGACTCCATGAAGGGCTTGTCACACTCTTCACACAGCAGGTAGTCGCATTTGAGCACTGGGCCTACAGGGGGGCACAAAGAGGGGCCTCGTTATTGATGTGCACAGAACTTGTGTTTGGCCAGCAATCCCACAGTGGTCCTTACCAGAGCTGCACTCACGACTCATGAGTTGTAAAGAGGCACCACAGTGGACACCTACCTGGCTTGTGAAGAACTCGctcagcttgttgctgctccttCTCCTCATCCTCTTCAATAAAGAAGCCAGCGCCCGAGTCGATTACCTTGTGTATCTTTGCACAAGAGGCCCCTACAAGACCAATACAAAGAAATGATGGAGACCACGTCGCCACAGGGCCCACATCCCAAGTCCCATTCTGGCAGAGGCCGAACCTTCAGTGATGGAGAATGGCTGACTGGCTAACCGTGCTTGCCGCAGCAGCAGGGCCCGTTGCCTGTTACGCTCAATCTTTGCTCGGACAGCTGCTGACAGAGGGGGTTTGGTGGTTGGTGTGTTGCCATCCTGTCCCATGTCCGTGTGGGGTGGAGCGGTGGAATCCGGCTCTGGCTCGTCCTGCATCTTCTCTGGCCTGCTGTGAAAGAAGAAGCCTGCAAGAGACACAGAGTGGGTCAGGGGGGAGAAGAGAGCTTATGGCAAATGAGACTGCCAGCCTAACTTAATGCACCCGACTTGGGTATACCAAATGACCTTTTGGAGCCGCAAGGGGTGCACAACCAAATTTACCAACCGACAAAGTCACAGAGTGGCACCGATGTCACCTAGCACAATATTAGCAGGTGTCCGATTGTGGCACCCTGTGGAGCTGGCTAatctaatatataatttatatatatatgtcagtgtatatgtgtgtgtctgtctcacggtgtgtgtgtgtgttccagcatcacttctgaacggctggtgcgatttctcattggtcgactaaaaatactgtagggtgaaatcaaccctaactcacccccttctgggtagagTGGGGGAATCTTACGGTCTTGTATAccttttatcatccagttgaaactcggaacgaccaccagagggcgaactggaggtgactgccggCATTCTTTATATTTGAGCACCACCGCCCGTGCGCGCCTGTTGCTTCTGAAATTAAATCGAgtgttccgagcgtcaactggatgataacagcCATACAAGACAAGCACATTTGTGAATCTTCATTGTttgccaatttatttttaaagttttttttgtttttaattataattttcctcccaggcaacgccgggtatttcagctagttaatGACAAAGGGTCCAGTTGAAAAGCCCACCTCATGCTCCCGCTTTTTGAAAAGCTCCTCAGTGCTGGGACAatcgtttcctttttttttttttcttgctcctttCGCCCCATTGTGAAAAACTAGCAGCTGCTGCATGGACGAAGCTGCCAATTCTCGCTGGGTATGCATTTTTTCGGCATGTGTGTGTAGCAATTTTAATTTACGTATACACTTTGTATTTtgagtatatttattttataaaagtttattttatgaaCACTTTgtgcttacaatatatatgttttttaatgCTAGCGGCTGGCGGTTGGATTTGACGGGACGACCAACGCGAATGGCTGCACCCCCGGTCTGTGTACAACTTCGTTCCCCTTTTCCGGTTCCAAGAAGCCCAGCGCCACCGCACTTGGTCTTCGTCTTGGCCCGCTGCAATGGCGCTAAACCCCAAAGTTAGCCTCGTCACCGCCACAGGGTCACCCTGTGCGCACAGCTCACTGACCCAAACCGGCCCAGCTGTCTTACAGATCAGCCAGTCAAAGTAAGGTGGCATACCGCTTAAGGCACTGGACCTCGCATGCCACTTCTGACTCCGTGTGACCCCCCCCAGCAAATCACTTCAGCTGTCTGGGcataaaaaaaagaacccaatTGTGTCACAACATGTTGATAAAGGCGTCAGCTCAAGGAGTACAAATACTCGGAGACCACTTGTGCCTCTTTGCGTGTGTCGCTGTCGCCGTCCCTCGTGACCCTGAGGCTCCGTCCCGTCCATATAGCGCCCCGTACGACACACCCCTTACCTCACTTCATTCCGCCTGATGCTGACACCAGTGACACATCGGGACTCTTCTGGAAGCTCGTGTGCTGCGACCTGCAGGGAACATGAGGGGACAGAGAAGTCAAAGGGCTGGTACCACACGGAGGAAAAAGACGAGGACAGAGGGGATGCGTAAAGCCCCTGCCTTACTAGACGTCCGCCCACTAATAGTAAAACATCGGCTTTAAGCACAGCAACGAGGAGACGCCGAGAAGAACAAATCGCGCAGCCTCTCCAACTTGGTCTTTCTTTGTTTCATCCTCTGTGCTCTCGACGTCTCCTGTCAATTCACCACAGTCACCGAGCGGCGTGGCGGCCTCGCATTTAAAGGCCACGTCGACTCGGGGGCTGAAGCCCACTACAGACCATCAAAGCGCACTAAGTGTCCTCCTGGAAAGCTAGGGGGAGACTCGAAGGACTCACCTGGCGCTGCCTGCAGCTAACCGCCGGCTCGGCTTTGTTTATCGCACTTCCCGCTGTCGCGCCCTTATGGCGTGTACAAAAAAGTGACGCATGCGCAGGCGACGGCGCTTTTTAGAGCGCTTGTTATTGACGTCATCGCCCAGCCGCACGCCCCCTTCTTTTAATGAACGCAATAacaatacaaactacaaggcCACGATAATGGTGCCGATTATTAACAAAGAGAACACAAAAGTCAGAAGGTTCATGCAGGGTATGAAAAATGAAATTAGAATCCGCCGCACTTGGGGTGTGTCACGGCCGAAGTCAAGTAACACGTGCCCCTTGACCACCCCCTGGGTGTCTTCCGCGGCCCCCTGCCTCTGCTTGTTACGATGAACTTTATTCTTCAGTATACTGCAGCCGGGAAGGATTTGACTGTTGATGGACGTCATTTGGCATGTGGACGTCTGGCACCCCTAAGACCCTCTCACAGGGTACTCCTGTCTCCATGCCATCATTGCGCTTCCCTTCCTTGCacattttcagcagcccaggtttTGGAGCCCTCGCTTTGGTCACGTGACACCTTCGAGACCCTGATTGCGGTCTGTGGGCTCCCCGTGCTCCGTTGTGGTTGATCCGAGATGTTTTGGCTTCTCCGATTTTGGGTCCTTTCCCTGCTAATCTTAAGCCCGCTATCCTGCCAGCTCCTCTCCACGTCTCCAGATTCCTTAACGTGTTCTGTGGTGCCAcacagtagcgtagcgtgggtgtccgccgcccccttatttaggtatggttcaaatttttacaagatattattattaattattgtgaaattttgccgcccccactacgctacgtcACTGGTGCCACATTGGACCAGGGGGCCTGACCTACTAAGACCTCAGTGATAGCAGCGTAGAGAGATGAGGGCTCAGTGATGGTGGTCCTCTCAATTGTCTTCTACTGGACCTTGTCCTGGCCTGAACCCAAACCGTTGTCCCTGTTGTTGTCGTctcccctcatcctcatcttTCCTGTGTTTTGATTGTATGTGCCAGCCCTGGTGGTCTCCTCCGACACTGGCACAGTCGCTTTCTCTCTCTGCGCTGATTGGCCTTTTTCTCTTCACCGTGCCCCTTTGGCGGCCATCACAAATCTATTTGCTGCTCCTTCAGTCCCTTCACTACCTCAGCTGGTATCCCATCTTCTCCTGTCGCCTTCCTGTTCTTCTCTCTTTCCAAAGCCCATTTGACTTCTGACACTTTTCTCCCCCTTTCCGTCTTTTGGATTTTCCTCAATCAGAACTTTCTCCACGTTTGCTGTTACCATTAATACAAAGCCAGTAATGCATTCAAATTATCCAAAGAgctaagaacttggaaaggaggAGCGGGGACCCCAAAGGTGACGCCTACCATGAAGACTTGAACTGCAGCCCCGACTGACTGTGATGCCCGCTCCGTCCGTTTTACCGCGAGTTCTGCTCAGTCCTCGCTGCCTGTGGCGTAGTCGGCCTCTTGGTGCCCCACAACGTCCTTTTCTTTGTCTCGTTGCTTAGAGGGGCTGCACCTCCATGTGTGGTTGATCAGTTCAGACACCTCTGAGTGGCAGGTCGATGTCGGCCATCGTTTCAATAACGCAGCCGCACGCTCGTAAATACGGAATTCCTCTCCTCTTCCACTCGCTTCCAgggttttttttcttaactttcatttatgttttactGTCCTCAAGCATCAGGACTGTGGCATTGACAAGGGGGGCTTCTGAGGCCCCTGATCTCCACAACAGTGTCGAGACCCCCCACCATGTGAATGTCAGCCAATTAGAAAGCACACTGCTCTATATACGCTCGTTACCAACAAGTTATGAAACATGTCATGCACATCACGAGACAAGGGGGCTTGAGACCCTGATACCCCCTGATGTGTCTGACACGTAACAGAGGAGCCGTGCTTTGTTTGGGGTCGCCGGTCTCTGGGGGGCACGCGACACAGCAAACTGATCCGGAACTGAAGTCACCTGGAACGTGGCTCCGTTTTAAGTTAGACGAGATCGGCCAGCGCCTGTCAGTGGCCCTTTGTGAAGTTTCTAAACTTGTGCGGTGCGATCCGTTCAGGACATCTCGGCGAAAATTCAAATTTCCTCCACGAATTAGCGTGCGGAACTTCAGCAAAATTGGTCCCCTGGAGGCCGAGGTGCTTCATGCCAACAGAGAAGACCACCACAGTAGGTGCCTTTTTTGCACGTGCTGCTGAATATCTGACTTTACTCACTTGACTTGGAAACTACCAGAGTGAAAATTCAAAAACAGACTTAATAATCTGGTGGTCTCAAAGACCCCCACTTGCCGTACACTTTCCATTCTGAGCCCACGATTGTCCCCTTTCGATTTCTTCTGTTCCACTCTAACTCTCCGTCATATGGACTTGTGTGAAATGGCACCCCGGGTCTTCTGGGAGACCCCAACATTAAAAAGAAACCTGAAGCAGAAAGAAAATCAGACTGGCCTCTTAATAGGGGTCTCTGTCCTCGTCCCTCTCTGGTGCCATCAGAGTGTCCGACCGTCACCACACACGGACGCAGACCATCTTTACCACCAGCTTGACCCCCACCCTGGACAAGGGGTTGGCACCAGTGATTATCGCTGTAGTGATCACTCTGtgcttttctgtcattttatgcAATGGCACTGTCATTGTTGTCACATGACTGGCGTTCTTCACTTTATCGATGGTTTTTGAGGTTTCCTCTGATCTGACAGGTGCATTAAGCTTTGGGGCTCACTCAGGAATATTGAGATTCGGACTGAGAATGTGACCAACGTGTCAGAGCTCAACTAGTAATGTcgctcttttatatagtgcctttcacatctatctatctatctatctatctctccgtGTCTTTCATGGACGTCAATCCATTGCGTAGCGTTTGTCTATCTgtctatggtgcctttcacagctCCCTTTGATCTGTACGGTGCCTTTAAggtctttgttttgttgttttgtttctgtgtttattgttttttatacgGGTGTTCATTGACGGATTTTCTTGGTTTGCCATTCGTCAGTTTCCCAGCCTTCCAGGTGATTTGCTCCATTTCTGTTTACTTTGTAAAGAAGTTGATCTCGCCGCTTATCTCCATACTTACTTGGCGGACTTTCCACCCGCATGGATTGTTTTCTTAACTCGCTGTGTCGCTGATGTGTGCGTTGGCTTGTGTGTTAAGTACGAACTGTGATCgatcgatcgattgattgatcgattgattgattgatgcccccaggggcggctctaggctcgtggcggccctgggcagagaaagaatcggtggccccttcgcccgccaatgtcagaacggtatcttatgcacggcagatggccacgtccgttgcggacactgcatagccgcctcgtgctcgtgacacgcttctatatgcgcgtgtccgtaacttgaaaaccaagtggcggcccgtgctattctcattacggcagaacgttataaacTACATacagcttactgctccgacttgagcgacattagtaaataca is a window of Erpetoichthys calabaricus chromosome 7, fErpCal1.3, whole genome shotgun sequence DNA encoding:
- the xpa gene encoding DNA repair protein complementing XP-A cells translates to MQDEPEPDSTAPPHTDMGQDGNTPTTKPPLSAAVRAKIERNRQRALLLRQARLASQPFSITEGASCAKIHKVIDSGAGFFIEEDEEKEQQQAERVLHKPGPVLKCDYLLCEECDKPFMESYLSNSFDVHVCDNCRDTDGKHALITRTEAKQTYLLKDCDLDKREPVLKFVVKKNPHNPHWGDMKLYLKLQVVKRSLEVWGSTEALEEAKDTRQVSREKLKQKRFDKKVKELRRAVRSSVWRKEAAVHQHVYGPEVELEEDMFKKTCSICGHEVTYEKM